Proteins found in one Terribacillus sp. DMT04 genomic segment:
- a CDS encoding diguanylate cyclase, whose product MSKINESFAMFKQQDEIYKEDLYQLVHQIKGTGASIGLDTLSEAAERQLGHIIEIEDSRLTKNVWLPIIDEIEAELQQKPEMPPSPRELIRQEPILLISSNNDWLMRARERIENEGLQVIVAADKERAISHLYDSHPILTLIDGNWRGHIAKEDTAYIQQKMFSLVMFIGGRLTMEEKRRYLRSGITDIIDTAEVDELVIELLFNRLSLLDTMEQRVVVDPLTQVYNRSFLASFPIGRTTELVCAVLDIDNFKHVNDTYGHASGDTILRNFAVYIKKAVREEDYVIRYGGEEFLLLMPGISESAAASRLRDILDGYMQIPQELAQETIYTSFTAGISSNSNEQRFSLHELIERADQALYYGKRNGKQQVNIYEKRFHMMEEPSKSLYLSVVDDDAVIRSLLDDNLRDLQLDGYRLQLQAFADGSSLLASDWIKQAGKHIVLLDGVMPDMDGLEVLRTLQTFPNEKNLFVMMLTGRQDNQDVVKALELGADDYMTKPFYVDEVAARIKRMILRT is encoded by the coding sequence TTGTCAAAGATTAACGAAAGCTTTGCGATGTTTAAACAGCAAGATGAGATCTATAAAGAAGACTTGTATCAGCTTGTTCATCAAATAAAAGGGACTGGCGCATCAATTGGCTTGGATACGCTATCTGAAGCTGCAGAGAGGCAATTGGGGCACATAATAGAAATTGAGGATTCACGTCTCACAAAGAATGTATGGCTCCCAATTATAGATGAAATCGAGGCAGAATTGCAGCAGAAACCGGAAATGCCTCCAAGCCCGAGGGAACTTATCAGGCAGGAGCCCATTCTTCTTATTTCGAGTAATAATGACTGGCTCATGCGAGCAAGAGAACGTATTGAAAACGAAGGACTTCAAGTCATTGTTGCCGCAGATAAAGAGCGTGCCATTTCTCACCTTTACGATTCGCATCCGATTCTTACATTAATCGACGGCAACTGGAGAGGTCATATAGCGAAAGAAGACACCGCATACATCCAGCAAAAAATGTTTTCTTTAGTCATGTTTATTGGCGGCCGCTTAACGATGGAAGAAAAGCGGCGTTATTTGCGTAGCGGCATTACAGACATTATTGATACAGCTGAAGTGGATGAACTGGTAATTGAGCTATTATTCAATCGCTTGAGTCTGCTGGACACAATGGAGCAGCGAGTGGTAGTAGATCCTTTAACACAAGTATATAACCGCTCTTTTCTCGCTAGTTTTCCAATTGGCCGGACAACAGAACTTGTGTGCGCAGTGCTCGATATAGATAACTTTAAACATGTGAATGATACATATGGGCATGCAAGCGGAGACACTATATTGCGCAATTTTGCGGTGTATATAAAGAAAGCCGTCCGAGAAGAGGATTATGTGATTCGCTATGGCGGGGAAGAGTTCCTGCTTCTAATGCCAGGTATATCGGAGAGCGCGGCAGCCAGCCGTTTACGTGATATTTTGGATGGTTACATGCAAATTCCTCAAGAACTCGCTCAGGAAACAATATATACGTCCTTTACAGCGGGTATCTCATCGAATTCGAATGAACAGCGCTTTTCTTTGCATGAGCTTATTGAGCGCGCAGACCAAGCACTATATTACGGAAAGCGAAATGGCAAGCAGCAGGTAAATATATATGAGAAACGGTTCCACATGATGGAGGAACCATCTAAGTCCCTTTATCTTTCGGTTGTTGATGACGATGCAGTTATTCGTTCGCTGTTGGATGATAATTTGCGAGATTTACAGCTGGATGGGTATCGACTTCAGCTGCAAGCATTTGCTGATGGCAGTTCACTGTTAGCTTCAGATTGGATAAAACAAGCAGGCAAGCATATCGTGCTGCTGGATGGTGTAATGCCTGATATGGATGGCTTAGAGGTATTGCGCACGCTTCAGACATTCCCGAATGAGAAAAACTTGTTTGTAATGATGCTTACCGGCAGGCAGGATAATCAAGATGTCGTAAAAGCGCTGGAACTTGGAGCAGATGATTATATGACCAAACCATTCTATGTCGATGAAGTTGCAGCCAGAATAAAACGGATGATACTCCGTACATAA
- a CDS encoding Cof-type HAD-IIB family hydrolase has protein sequence MEKHLIALDLDGTLLTDDKHISERNKQAIEAAKRAGHVVVIATGRPHRASLAYYRELGLTTPMVNFNGALIHHPDEKKWDAVHSPMPIRTARKIVETCHRLDVKNIIAEVMDDVYIDRYDQYLLDLFHLEEEDDPIKVGSLTSLLQDDPTSLLIYPHENQVASLRETLETEHAEVIEHRRWGAPYHIIEIICKGLSKAVGLQKISHYYGIPQDRIIAFGDEDNDLEMIEYAGAGVAMGNAIAPLKELANYTTGTNMEDGIASFLHSYLKLEVPAKPAN, from the coding sequence ATGGAAAAGCACTTGATAGCATTAGATTTAGACGGAACACTTTTAACAGATGATAAACACATATCCGAAAGAAACAAACAAGCCATTGAGGCAGCGAAACGAGCGGGACATGTTGTCGTTATTGCCACAGGAAGACCGCATCGGGCTTCTCTCGCTTATTACCGGGAGCTGGGTCTAACGACACCGATGGTCAATTTTAACGGCGCACTTATCCATCATCCTGATGAAAAGAAATGGGATGCTGTTCACTCGCCAATGCCAATTCGGACAGCCAGAAAAATCGTCGAAACTTGCCATCGTCTTGACGTCAAAAACATCATAGCTGAAGTGATGGATGATGTTTATATCGACCGGTACGATCAGTACTTATTGGATTTATTTCATTTGGAAGAGGAAGACGATCCGATTAAAGTCGGCAGTTTAACATCCCTGCTGCAAGATGATCCTACATCTTTACTTATTTATCCACATGAAAACCAAGTTGCTTCCTTACGTGAAACATTAGAGACAGAACATGCCGAGGTAATTGAACACCGACGCTGGGGAGCACCTTACCACATAATCGAGATCATCTGTAAAGGTCTGAGCAAAGCTGTTGGACTTCAGAAGATTTCCCATTATTACGGCATTCCGCAAGATCGCATTATTGCATTTGGCGATGAAGACAATGATCTGGAAATGATTGAATATGCAGGTGCAGGTGTAGCGATGGGGAATGCCATTGCGCCTTTGAAGGAATTGGCCAACTACACAACCGGCACGAATATGGAAGATGGAATTGCCTCCTTCCTTCATTCGTATTTAAAGCTTGAAGTGCCTGCAAAGCCTGCAAATTAA
- a CDS encoding response regulator transcription factor encodes MARILVADDEEVLRMLITDTLEDEGHHIDNAVDGRDALQKLQTEVYDLVILDNMMPGMTGVEVAHSLSEEWKQQYPIIMLTAKTQQSDIEETKKAGIPYYMAKPFSPAQLVLLVEDILDA; translated from the coding sequence ATGGCAAGAATTTTAGTGGCAGATGATGAAGAAGTTCTTCGAATGCTTATTACGGACACGTTGGAAGATGAAGGGCATCACATTGACAATGCAGTAGATGGCCGCGATGCGCTGCAAAAGCTGCAAACGGAAGTATATGACTTGGTGATTTTAGATAATATGATGCCTGGAATGACAGGGGTAGAAGTGGCGCATTCACTTTCAGAAGAATGGAAACAGCAATATCCCATCATTATGCTTACGGCAAAGACGCAGCAATCAGATATTGAAGAGACAAAGAAAGCTGGCATCCCCTATTATATGGCAAAGCCTTTCAGTCCAGCGCAGTTGGTGTTACTTGTAGAGGATATTCTCGATGCCTAA
- a CDS encoding prolyl oligopeptidase family serine peptidase, with protein sequence MIVIKEEVWNEVPLLRVEQAGTEDQKLPVFTYFHGFTSAREHNLPMAYMLAEKGYRVLLPEAMHHGIREDADSSSKRQMEFFAIVKENLYDLERIYQYATVNGFIQDNRFAIGGTSMGGITTCAALTQYDWVNAGMVMMGSPKIAAFARGMVEAVKQSGVQMNISDDDLDQLYAQLETIDLSLHPETIGSRPLFFWHGDQDPVVPYKHSRSFYDVLEQRAKSPEQFTYVSEAGTGHKVSRKAMLAGTAWLETVL encoded by the coding sequence ATGATCGTCATTAAAGAAGAAGTCTGGAACGAGGTGCCATTGCTTCGAGTTGAACAAGCAGGTACAGAAGATCAGAAACTTCCAGTGTTTACATATTTCCACGGTTTCACGAGTGCAAGAGAACATAATTTACCAATGGCTTATATGCTTGCAGAAAAGGGTTATCGTGTCTTACTGCCAGAAGCGATGCACCACGGTATACGAGAAGATGCCGATAGCAGCAGCAAGCGCCAAATGGAATTTTTCGCGATCGTAAAGGAAAATCTTTATGATTTAGAGCGGATTTATCAGTACGCAACTGTGAATGGCTTCATCCAGGATAATCGTTTTGCCATCGGCGGCACGAGTATGGGCGGGATTACAACATGTGCAGCATTGACGCAATATGACTGGGTAAATGCCGGAATGGTCATGATGGGATCACCTAAAATTGCTGCTTTTGCACGAGGTATGGTAGAAGCAGTAAAACAATCGGGTGTGCAAATGAATATTTCAGATGATGATTTAGATCAGCTCTATGCCCAGCTAGAAACAATTGATTTGTCCCTGCATCCGGAAACAATCGGCAGCCGCCCGCTGTTTTTCTGGCACGGTGATCAAGATCCAGTTGTTCCGTATAAACATTCTCGCAGCTTCTACGATGTTCTGGAACAACGGGCGAAAAGCCCAGAGCAGTTCACGTACGTGTCAGAAGCAGGCACAGGTCATAAAGTTTCCAGAAAGGCAATGCTTGCCGGAACAGCATGGCTGGAAACGGTATTGTAA
- a CDS encoding metal-sulfur cluster assembly factor, producing the protein MDQALEENMMGALENVIDPELGIDIVNLGLVYGVDIDEDGTGIVTMTLTAMGCPLAGHIEQDVKRVLMDIPEVKETKVNIVWSPPWSKDRMSRYAKIALGIPD; encoded by the coding sequence ATGGATCAGGCATTAGAAGAGAATATGATGGGTGCACTGGAGAATGTTATCGACCCCGAACTTGGTATCGATATCGTAAACCTTGGACTAGTGTACGGCGTAGATATAGATGAAGATGGTACAGGCATCGTAACGATGACATTAACAGCAATGGGCTGTCCGCTTGCTGGTCACATTGAACAAGATGTGAAGCGAGTTCTTATGGATATTCCTGAAGTAAAAGAAACGAAAGTAAATATCGTATGGAGTCCGCCATGGTCTAAAGACCGTATGTCCCGCTATGCTAAAATAGCGCTCGGAATTCCGGATTGA
- a CDS encoding DUF3813 family protein, with translation MENFFEKAKQKMQGLTNKPSQDDSATAQEAIQSAYNDATAEEKQQLQDFQQKLDQ, from the coding sequence ATGGAAAACTTCTTCGAAAAAGCAAAGCAAAAAATGCAGGGCTTGACGAATAAGCCAAGTCAGGATGACTCTGCCACAGCGCAAGAGGCAATCCAATCTGCATACAACGATGCAACTGCAGAAGAAAAGCAGCAATTGCAGGACTTCCAGCAGAAGCTCGATCAGTAA
- a CDS encoding ATP-binding protein: protein MPNFFRQSIKRQFLYILFFVLLATLLGIAAFFYIHNSTNKEYEQKRDMLVEKRGIIQSIKDDVSEMVFHMRGYALYTSEEERQTAEDAHASLEESLAQLKEADLSSQEQAYAEQLQSFENLYWDTYYPQLQEAIASGNVQSLAQEVADERISDINAILQVTERLRLLNEAEVTDLHERFMDDNSQESYMLFLFVLFIFAVLLFFNRQFTRNIGKPLYDLSNAAYDVAQGKNVTIAPLKRKDEIGVLSDAFREMTKRIQNRELNLSEQNAQLKEQQQQLEGYVYDLRNLNWALNESAMVIVLDNKGVISQVNANFSSLAQCPEKELIGRNLLSITSHEDVTTDIQQVFPDLFKGQAWSGTLEHQKKDGTSFWVHATIVPYMNEDQMIEQLIVIEQDITRIMESEKKLRASLRETEETKQGIERMNRMNNTLSVTMEKQALLDTIITELAAIYRYDHGLVFMTETPEWAAIGIDKHLEEPVAEHFQHVVNRLKDNPESFVLERKAARTEQGYRGRGISEDLHIPVHNSAGELVAVFICTRFQMAFRDSEKRELNWILKRLSLFLDKIESYELTEYNRQLNQDIIDNVNEGIQFVSTTGELLQYNANWQLYLQLAKVAAHRNACNSYEVWMDYTKTYIENQEAYEQYVSQAIFEDKQPEGGLRLLVNGMENKVLLLYHVSIKRHGEKIGTLFVYRDITAEYEVDQMKSNLVSTVSHELRTPLASVLGYTELMINRELKPERQARYLTTIHQEATRLTNLINDFLDLQRMEAGKQEYVKEKQAFTPIAEQVVENFQSTSPDHNLVIQKNSSNDYVAADRDKMIQVMTNLISNAIKFSPDGGDVVVSIQQQEHQLFVHVSDEGIGIPDQELSRLFQKFNRLDNSSARKIGGTGLGLAICKEIVEAHNGKIMVRSAEGEGSVFSLVLPLVETDVHTMTQKEESGRQIVLLEDDRSLAMLLEDELKDAGFTVNRFVSGETLINQLHNIKPAAFVVDLMLGEGVDGWDVIHHIKQHPFLQDVPIFISSAIQEMEKAKEYQINHYLIKPYPPNKLSTIILQSILQHGNKGFIAYKEEE, encoded by the coding sequence ATGCCTAACTTTTTTCGCCAATCAATTAAGCGACAATTTCTGTATATTTTATTCTTTGTGCTGTTAGCAACGCTTCTCGGTATTGCAGCGTTTTTCTACATACACAATTCCACCAACAAGGAATACGAACAGAAACGCGATATGCTGGTAGAGAAGCGGGGAATCATTCAATCCATTAAAGATGACGTTAGTGAAATGGTTTTCCATATGCGCGGCTATGCGCTTTATACAAGCGAAGAAGAAAGACAGACTGCTGAAGATGCTCATGCCTCCTTAGAGGAAAGTTTGGCGCAGCTGAAAGAAGCGGATCTTTCCAGTCAGGAACAAGCGTATGCAGAGCAGCTTCAGAGCTTTGAAAACCTGTATTGGGATACCTATTATCCGCAGCTTCAAGAAGCCATTGCTTCAGGCAATGTACAAAGTCTTGCCCAGGAAGTGGCAGATGAGCGAATTTCCGACATCAATGCGATTCTTCAAGTGACAGAGCGCTTAAGGCTGTTAAATGAAGCAGAGGTAACAGATTTGCATGAGCGCTTTATGGATGACAACAGTCAGGAATCTTATATGCTGTTTCTGTTTGTATTGTTTATATTCGCTGTGCTCTTATTTTTCAACCGGCAATTTACACGAAATATCGGAAAGCCATTGTATGACTTATCGAATGCCGCCTATGATGTTGCGCAAGGGAAAAATGTGACGATTGCTCCGCTGAAGCGCAAAGATGAGATAGGAGTATTGTCTGATGCCTTTCGTGAGATGACAAAACGAATTCAAAATCGGGAGCTTAATCTTTCTGAACAAAATGCACAGCTGAAAGAGCAGCAGCAACAGCTGGAAGGCTATGTGTATGATTTGCGTAATTTGAATTGGGCATTAAATGAATCAGCTATGGTAATTGTACTGGATAACAAAGGTGTAATCAGCCAAGTAAATGCCAATTTTAGTTCCTTAGCTCAATGTCCGGAGAAAGAATTAATCGGCAGAAATTTGTTGAGCATTACTTCCCACGAAGATGTTACAACAGATATTCAGCAAGTATTTCCTGATTTGTTTAAAGGACAAGCTTGGAGTGGTACGCTTGAACACCAGAAGAAGGATGGAACAAGTTTTTGGGTTCATGCAACAATTGTGCCTTATATGAATGAAGACCAAATGATAGAACAGCTGATTGTCATCGAGCAAGACATTACGCGTATAATGGAATCGGAAAAGAAACTTCGTGCATCCTTGCGTGAAACAGAAGAGACGAAACAAGGGATTGAACGCATGAATCGGATGAATAATACGCTGTCAGTAACGATGGAAAAACAAGCATTGCTGGACACAATTATTACCGAGCTGGCAGCTATTTATCGCTATGATCATGGCTTAGTGTTTATGACCGAGACACCAGAATGGGCGGCAATAGGTATTGATAAGCATTTGGAGGAACCAGTAGCTGAGCATTTTCAGCATGTAGTGAATCGACTCAAAGACAATCCAGAATCGTTTGTTTTGGAAAGAAAAGCGGCCCGTACAGAACAAGGATATCGTGGCAGGGGTATTAGCGAGGATTTACATATACCGGTGCATAATTCTGCTGGTGAGCTCGTTGCCGTCTTTATTTGCACTAGATTTCAAATGGCATTCCGTGATAGTGAAAAAAGAGAGCTAAACTGGATTCTGAAACGGCTTAGTTTATTTTTAGATAAGATTGAATCATATGAACTAACGGAATACAACAGACAGCTGAACCAAGACATCATCGATAATGTGAATGAAGGCATTCAGTTTGTCAGTACTACTGGAGAATTATTGCAGTATAATGCCAACTGGCAGCTCTATTTGCAGCTTGCTAAGGTTGCTGCGCACCGGAACGCTTGTAATAGTTACGAAGTCTGGATGGACTATACAAAAACGTATATTGAAAATCAAGAAGCGTATGAACAATATGTGAGCCAAGCTATCTTTGAAGACAAGCAGCCTGAAGGCGGTTTGCGGCTGCTTGTCAACGGGATGGAAAACAAAGTATTGCTGCTTTATCACGTATCCATCAAACGCCATGGTGAGAAAATCGGCACGTTATTCGTCTATCGTGATATAACAGCAGAATACGAAGTAGATCAAATGAAATCAAATCTTGTTAGTACTGTTAGTCATGAACTGCGAACACCACTCGCGAGTGTACTCGGCTACACCGAATTAATGATCAATCGGGAGTTAAAGCCAGAACGACAAGCAAGATATTTAACAACGATTCATCAAGAAGCTACGAGATTGACGAACTTGATCAATGATTTTCTTGATTTGCAGCGTATGGAAGCAGGCAAGCAAGAGTACGTGAAAGAAAAGCAAGCATTTACGCCAATCGCAGAGCAAGTAGTAGAAAACTTCCAGTCAACTAGCCCTGATCACAACTTGGTTATCCAGAAAAACAGCAGCAACGATTATGTTGCTGCTGACCGGGATAAGATGATTCAAGTAATGACTAATTTGATTAGTAATGCGATAAAGTTCTCACCTGATGGAGGGGACGTGGTTGTTTCTATTCAGCAGCAGGAACATCAGCTTTTCGTACATGTTTCCGATGAGGGTATTGGCATACCAGATCAAGAATTAAGCAGACTGTTCCAGAAATTCAACCGGCTTGATAATTCCAGCGCGCGTAAAATTGGCGGAACTGGACTGGGATTGGCGATATGCAAGGAAATCGTAGAAGCACATAACGGGAAAATAATGGTTCGCTCGGCAGAAGGGGAAGGAAGTGTGTTCAGTCTTGTCCTTCCGCTTGTTGAAACAGATGTTCACACAATGACGCAAAAGGAAGAAAGTGGCCGGCAAATTGTGCTGTTAGAGGACGACAGGAGTTTAGCAATGCTCCTGGAAGATGAACTGAAAGATGCAGGTTTTACGGTTAACCGCTTTGTCTCAGGCGAAACTCTGATAAACCAACTGCACAATATCAAGCCCGCAGCCTTTGTTGTGGACTTAATGCTTGGCGAAGGAGTGGACGGCTGGGATGTTATCCACCACATTAAACAGCACCCGTTTCTTCAAGACGTACCAATCTTTATATCCAGCGCGATTCAGGAGATGGAGAAGGCAAAAGAATATCAAATTAATCATTATCTTATTAAGCCTTATCCCCCGAACAAGCTATCGACGATTATTTTGCAGTCTATTCTGCAGCATGGCAACAAGGGATTCATTGCTTATAAAGAAGAGGAATAA
- a CDS encoding NifU N-terminal domain-containing protein, with translation MSIRVENTPNPNAKKFTTDKMIFEGNGSVSVMPGQTSEYGIMNQLMAVEGVDNVFGFQNFITINKLPNADWDALSSKVVAVMEEEGY, from the coding sequence ATGAGTATTAGAGTAGAAAATACCCCGAATCCGAATGCAAAGAAATTCACAACTGATAAAATGATTTTCGAAGGGAATGGCAGTGTTTCTGTTATGCCTGGGCAAACGAGTGAATACGGCATCATGAATCAGCTGATGGCAGTTGAAGGTGTCGATAATGTATTCGGCTTCCAAAACTTCATTACAATTAACAAACTGCCGAACGCAGATTGGGATGCACTTTCTTCAAAAGTCGTCGCAGTAATGGAAGAAGAAGGTTATTAA